One segment of Leptodactylus fuscus isolate aLepFus1 chromosome 7, aLepFus1.hap2, whole genome shotgun sequence DNA contains the following:
- the SLC7A6OS gene encoding putative RNA polymerase II nuclear localization protein SLC7A6OS → MDAAVLRVKRKRGADPVEALIVCCKRARAEATQEAGNVTNQVFKLAATVSSQNEPVQKYVQEAIFRNQVSHVHHPDIGSLQRIQKDLRAWKNTERQESRYRLVSSLRPKCVEDDSRESENNQHDNPVKEQQHVPEKLEASAQDKMASSGSKDETFQVLDIVQEETKAETVDVKASDPETIMCNSVKMIRERLAVSQEGQGLEHRENPDEFVYDIYYAESSPHNWVQDILSVQPYYYEQELMDDNGEADEVYEDEDDENEENNWRNDYPDEEEECSDREYRYMGYYEDSDEDTGHEWHRLRARECEYDENRDSD, encoded by the exons ATGGATGCTGCGGTGCTTCGCGTGAAACGTAAGCGGGGTGCGGACCCGGTGGAGGCGCTGATTGTCTGCTGCAAGAGGGCGCGGGCTGAGGCCACCCAGGAGGCCGGCAATGTTACTAACCAAGTGTTCAAGCTAGCGGCTACTGTCAGCTCCCAG AACGAACCAGTACAAAAGTATGTGCAGGAAGCGATATTTCGCAATCAGGTCTCCCATGTTCATCATCCTGACATTGGAAGCTTACAGCGGATCCAGAAAGATTTGAGAGCCTGGAAAAACACTGAACGCCAAGAAAGTCGCTACCGTTTAGTCTCAAGCCTTCGGCCAAAATGTGTTGAAGATGATAGCCGAGAGTCTGAAAATAATCAGCATGACAACCCTGTTAAAGAACAGCAACAtgtgcctgagaaactggaagcCTCTGCACAGGATAAAATGGCCTCCAGTGGCAGCAAGGATGAGACATTCCAAGTTCTTGACATCGTTCAGGAGGAAACCAAGGCAGAAACTGTTGATGTAAAG GCCTCTGACCCAGAAACCATCATGTGTAATTCTGTGAAGATGATACGGGAACGACTGGCTGTGTCTCAAGAAGGGCAAGGCCTAGAGCACAGAGAGAATCCAGATGAGTTTGTATATGACATTTATTATGCAGAATCGTCTCCTCATAACTGGGTCCAGGACATTCTCTCTGTACAGCCATACTACTATGAACAGGAACTG ATGGATGATAATGGTGAGGCAGATGAAGTCTATGAAGATGAGGATGATGAGAATGAAGAAAACAACTGGAGGAATGATTATCCTGATGAAGAGGAGGAGTGCAGTGATCGGGAGTATAGATATATGG GCTATTATGAAGACAGTGATGAAGACACAGGGCATGAATGGCATCGTCTAAGAGCGAGAGAATGTGAATATGATGAAAACAGAGATTCTGATTAA